The DNA segment CGTGCGCACGAGCATCGCCAAGCTGAAAGCTGGGATGTCGGTGAACCGGCTCCAGCGGACCGCAATTCTGAACGTTTCCGTGACCTCGACGGATCCGGAACGCGCCGCCCGGCTGGCCAATGCCATTGCGGACGAGTTCATCGTCGATCAGCTCGAGAACAGGTTCGAGTCAGCCCGGCGTGCCTCGGACTGGTTGACCGATCGCTTGCAGTCTCTGCGCGAGGCGCTGCGCCAGTCGGAAGAGGCTGTCACGAAATTCCGCACCGAGAACAAGCTGTTCCAGGTCACTGGGTCTACGACGCTGAACCAGCAGCAGCTCTCGGAGGTCAATGCCGAGCTGCTGAAGATCCAGACCGAAACCGCCGCAAAACGCGCGAAGTACGAGCAGGCCCAGCAGATCACCAAGGAAGGTGGCAGTGTCGAATCGCTGCCGGACGTGATCCAGTCTCCCGTGATCGGCTCCTTGCGCGGCAGGCTGGCGGAAGTGTCGTCGCGCGAAGCCGATCTTGTGACGCGTTACGGTGCGCGTCATCCGATGGTGGTCAATGTGCGCGCGGAGCGCCGGGAGATCGAGAACCAGATCAACGCCGAGGTCCAGCGCATCGTCGCGAACCTCAAGAACGACTATGAGGTGGCGCAGAGCCGCGCCGATGCGATGTCTGCGAACGTCGCGGCGGCTTCCGGCCAGACCGGGGCCGAATCCTCCCTGGCCGTGCGCCTGCGCGAATTGGAGCGCGACGCTTCGGCCAACCGCGTTCTCTATGAGACCTTCCTCAATCAGTCGAAGCTGACCGAAGAACAGTCGCAGGTCACCATTCAGGAAGCGCGCATCATTACCCCGGCGCTGCCGAGTTCGGTCCCCTCATTCCCGAGCAAGTCTCTGTTCCTGACGATCGGTGGGGCCTTCGGGTTGGCCTTCGGGCTTGGTCTTGCCGTGCTGCTGGATATGCTCAATGTCGGCTTCAGCAGTCCGCGCCAGGTTGAGGAACAGACCGGCCTCGCCGTCCTGTCCACGATCGAATGGGTGGATCTGACCGAAGGTGGTGGCCAGGGTGGCGTTCCGTCCGTTGACTACCTCGTCAGCAAACCCCTGTCGCGCTTCAGTGAATCCATCCGCAGCCTTCGAGCGGGCATCCAGATGTCGAACGTCGACAATCCTCCCCGGATCGTCGAGGTCACGTCGGCCGCGCCGGGCGAGGGCAAGTCGATGCTCGCCATCTCGCTTGCTGTTTCAGCGGCCACCTCGGGCAAGCGCGTGCTTCTGATCGACTGTGACCTGCGGCGTCCTTCCGTGACGCAGCAGTTCGGTCTGCAGGACCGGCC comes from the Ancylobacter pratisalsi genome and includes:
- a CDS encoding GumC family protein, producing the protein MHGQIAAGQQVEDGDRFDLHFIVDFLARRWMLILAVMLSVLALTFVIVMTLTPRYTSSAQILLDPNSRQNLGGDLAGIGVSIDSAVFDNQTSIISSVNFLRRVVEKQNLTKDPEFGVSSNSPSFFSAIVSSIMSLFSSSDMPEQDKSIADGTIPPDVRTSIAKLKAGMSVNRLQRTAILNVSVTSTDPERAARLANAIADEFIVDQLENRFESARRASDWLTDRLQSLREALRQSEEAVTKFRTENKLFQVTGSTTLNQQQLSEVNAELLKIQTETAAKRAKYEQAQQITKEGGSVESLPDVIQSPVIGSLRGRLAEVSSREADLVTRYGARHPMVVNVRAERREIENQINAEVQRIVANLKNDYEVAQSRADAMSANVAAASGQTGAESSLAVRLRELERDASANRVLYETFLNQSKLTEEQSQVTIQEARIITPALPSSVPSFPSKSLFLTIGGAFGLAFGLGLAVLLDMLNVGFSSPRQVEEQTGLAVLSTIEWVDLTEGGGQGGVPSVDYLVSKPLSRFSESIRSLRAGIQMSNVDNPPRIVEVTSAAPGEGKSMLAISLAVSAATSGKRVLLIDCDLRRPSVTQQFGLQDRPGLVELLAQSASTEGILHRDKASGVYVLASGAKTQNPPDLLGSARMQHLIEQLRESFDFVVLDAPPIGPVIDASVLAPLVDKVLFVVRWNATAREFVKHAIDRIPGDRKICGLALNMVDLRRTPRYGRYSYYSSAYYKKYYVG